CAACTACAAATAAGGTGATTCGATGATATCATCTCTAAGGCATCTTTTGGTTTCTGTTTCTAATAGAGTCTTATAGAATCAAGCATTTAAACTCAATAACTAATGTATAAATATGGAAATGAACCCTTCTTAGCTTTTCACAAACTAAAAACCTGTAAGAAGgttgttattttaaatttatattttataaaattttttgaCTACCATTAGAATGATGTGAACTTTCAAGAGCTATTTAGATGGCCTTTTGCTATTTCCATAATCTAGCTTAGTAAATAACCAAATTATCTCTAGCTTAGTAAATAACCCAAGTTGAAAAAAAACTTATCCTTCCCTTTTTTCAAAAGTTCCACTGCATAGACTAGGCTATAAAACTTTTGACAGACACTTTCTGTTCATGAATTACTAAATTATAAAAATTCACCAAATTAAACTTCACAAACCATAAGATTTCTCATTTCCCTCAGTTTctttaaatacataaaaaggaagaaacagaaagagagacTGACAGTCTAATGGAAAAACAGAGGGGAGagaagatgaaacagtcaaataGAAGATGACAACTAAAGCTTGAACACtccaaaacaagaaaagaaagaagagatgcCACAAATAAATGCAAGTCCTGTTTATGgtacagaacagaaaaaaaaaacttcagagctTAGAATTTTCTAtgttaaaacatttgtttttCACTTTCATGTTTAAAGTATATGAAAATTCTGATAAGAGAAGAGGATTTTTTAATGGCTTTTTAACAATTTTTTCACAGCTTAGACATTAATGGGCTCAATTGACTTGACTAGGTCCAATGTTTGTGTTCCTTCCATAACAACACAGATGGAACCTGTGGTTCCATCTGTGTTGTTATCGGAAGGAACACAAACATTGGAAATAGTCATTTCAATTAAAAGAGTCATTAATGTACTAAGCTGTGAAAAAATAAAGACTTCCAAGGTATACAGGATCTTACTGAGCAAgctactaaaaaaattaaattaaaatttaatataaaagaaTATGACCAATTATGTGATATTATTCCATCAATATACCAACCTTTTAAATCTCttctcctttttctcaaaataatGATGAAAGGATGAAAGGATGAAGGATGAAGAATTATTTCCTAAGTGGAGCTCATTACTATGGGGGAGCAAATGGAAACTTGGTTTATCCAAAAGTTACATAAGCAACATCTTGGTTCACATAAACTTAACTATTTTCTTGATTCATTATATGAATACAATACATATGAAAAATAAACCTAATAAAAAGCAATTCAAACTATATAGATCATAAATCCAAAAATAACATACAGTTGACTATTTAACCAATATGGGGGTTATTAGTGCCAACCCCTGATGAGCGCCAACCCCTGCAAAATCTGTGTATAACTCTGAGCTTCCCAATAGAAAAAGGAGATTAAAATGAAATTTACAGTAATACAAAATATACTAGAGCTGATTTTATACAGTTGTAATACTTCAGCTTTATATTTCTATCAACTACAAATGGGACCATGTATGGTATCTATGTGTGTAAGTTTTCATTCATTGTAACTAATAGATTCATGGATATTTTATGGTGCTAAAAGATAAAAGACTTATctacatatattttatgtatttgtgacattttcttcctcattttttaatatatttctagGCTAAGCACCTCCTCTATGAATTTTTCAAATTGCTGCAAATCTACACCACACAAAAAAATCTGCATAAGTGGACCCACACAGTTACCATTCAAGGGCCAACTGTACACTAATATCTCCTTTAACAAAATACAGTTTCTTACAAAGAATGTGATGTACATAAATGCTGGATGAAtacccttatttttaaatatactgaCTTCTCTGGATTAcacaaagtctttcagaaaatgtttattttattttaaaaagagaaaaataccaTTCTTCATATTAGTATTTTATAATAATGACAAAATTGTTTTAGGATTTAGAggtatttacatttattttgttaCAATATCTTTTCCATCTATTTCACCAATGATTGTCTTTAATATCAATTTTGCAAAGGAAGCTCTCAATGAAACATTTACCCTCATAATCCACTGAGGGTACAGACTCAATTGAATTAACTCAAGGTCTATTTCAATTATGAAGAGATCCTAAATtttgtgatttttgtttttgtttttaatccagGCTGGTTGCATTTTTTATAAGGCAGGAATGAAATACTGAAGAGAAACATCTTCATGAACCAAAACAAGATGAAGAAGAGTATTGCTCAAAATATTGCATAAGGCCATTGTGGGATTTATCTGCTGTCCCTCAAAAAACTGCAGAAGTTTCCTATTCTCTACCCGCACTTGCACCATGCTCTCCGGGTCTCTGTCTTGGGTCACGCTATGAGCAGACTTTAAAGGATTtccaagatttttaaaataacttttaatagATACTACATCAGTTTCTATACTCAAGTTCATTTTACCATTTAGATTTGCTTCCACGAGCACGTTATCGCCCATGTTGGCCATCCTTTCCACAATGCTCTTCAGGGTCTTGAAAGCTGGCAGATAAACACTCACATCAGAGACTTGAATACTGGGCTCTGGGTACTCTTTCCACCATCTTCTGGGAAGCACCCTCACAGGTAGATCATGGACCATCACATGGGTGTGCCCAGTGCGCGATGCCAGCTCTACCACCACTGTGAGGCAGGGGCGACGCTTGTTGGTCAGCTGGATTTTCAGGGAGGCAGCATTTCCTGCACTTCTCACAGCTCTGTACAAATGCTCTGATATCAGCTCTAGATAAATCTCATTGAGCTCTTCAGAAACACCTTCCATGTTAAACTGGTGGAAGGAGGCTCCCCGCATCACTTCACACCACAGCCTGGCCTCTCGGGTGGCCCTGGGGCCTGTGGGACCAAAGCACAGTTTGTCTTGGCACACACGGAGCACGCAGACCTTTGCCAGCTTTGCTATGGTGCCACTGACCTGAATGAAGAGCTCTATAAAGCCCTTGTTGATGATCTTGGCACGAAACTTCATGCTGCAGCGAAGAGAGTAGCCACTGCGCTTTCCAAAGAGAGACGCCTATGGCTGCACCCTTTTCCGGCTCCCCAGGTGCACCCACTTGCCCGCCCCCACTCCTGCCTCTAGCAGAGCATGCACTGGGTTCCGCCTACCTACAGGCCCCTTTGGTGTAGAGCTACCAAAGGGGGCCTCCCTGCCCATTCTCACCTGTCTTCTGCCTCTCTTACAAAAAAACTTCACTGTTCCCACTCTGGTTATAAAAAGGATAGTTTTCCTTTGCATAAACTTAATAAAAATTCTATATAGTATGAGGAGAATTAAAAGCATCGCTCATAACTAGGCCCTTTTTGATCTTTTTTGGCTTATACCCAGTACTGTCTTCTTCAAATCAGGACACATATTGTGttctcttattaaaaaaaaaaaaattatagcataCTAGACATACACTTTACAACCTGATTTTCACACGTAAATAGATAATTGGCATACTTCCATGTTGTTAAAACACAAATTTATGTCATTTTCATGgctacttgtttttttttattatatgatCACTTATTCTACAACTCACATTTAgatgattttcaatttttttctacaataacacaaaacaatgaacatttttgtacaaaatatttttgtccattttccCAACTATTTCCTTGCATTAAATTCAAAGAGAACTAAAGATACACATTTAAAAATTTGACTACCACCAAACTGGCATGTAGTAAGCTCTAACAACACAACCTCCCATCAGCACAATTCATTTTATATACAGTAATGTCATGGGTAAAATAAATGGGTTCATTCTGCATTTTAAGTGTGTGAATTCTACCTTCATGGTCTTCGCCTCTTTTTATGAAGCTTATGTTTGTTGATGTTTAAGATCTCCCATAAGAATATTAGTCCTTTGTCCCTACAAACATCTCCCGAAGTTTATAGTGCTCTTTACCCTtaggaaaaatgaaataatgaatCTTTATATACCAAACCTATTGAGCTTTTCTTCACTACTAAAGTGTCTGTGGATGAAGGTGGCCCCCTGCTAGTCATTGCTGTGAGAGGAAAAAGTTTGAGGCATACCTTCCAGAAAGTTCTACTGGTACTGATCAGAGTTGTCCAGCAGGGAAGAGGTTTCTTTTGAAAGATAAACCTTGAGCACAACTGGTATTATCAGAGGCTCCAACACTGCTGAGGGTGCTATGAGTGGAAGGGACAGTCACAGGGCTGGGAGACTGCTGGGGATGGGTAGTCTTCATCTCTAGATCAAAGAAGGGACTATCAGGAAGTCTGTGGTGTTGACCTCCCACCCTAACTCCCAGTCCTCCCCAAGAAGATAATTTCCTATTATAGAACCAAATAAAGGTAGAGATGGCAGGCTTGTTGCTTAGGGCTACAGAGACTGTACAGTCTACCTTGAATGTAAAGAAGGACAGCAGTAATTTTGAAGATCAGCAGAAGGCAGGTGCTTCATGGTGTGGTGGGCCACTCCAGCTGAGGTATCACAGTCCCAAAGTTGACAGCTGGCTTCATCTTATTCCTGGCCCACAAATGAGTCCTGAATCTCATTCTGTTCATAGCCCATGCACAGCATCAACTCAGTCAGGCTGGAGGTCATGGTAGTCAGGAAGTGAATTGATGTAAAGCTTTAGTTCTACTTTATGGCCCATATTTGCCCATAGGTCCCTCGGGATTTCCCCTAAAGTGCATCTCTCGAGCTGGGCATGATAGAGCATGCCtggaatcctagcaactcaggaggctgaaacagaaaagtacaagttcaaggacagccctgGCAACTTAGTGGAGACCatagcacaaaaaataaaaacattagtgATGtctctcagtgataaagcaccctagATTCAAACTCCAGaaccaaataaataaagtgcCTCTATCACTGGTGTTAAAGATTAGGAATTCCATAGACACATAAAAAGTAATCCTCTTACACCTGTTTCTGCAATGTTCTACCCATTAAAAGGCAGTATCCAGTGATGACTCCTAGGCTCTCCACATCTATCATAAGGCCATTGTACTTTTGGACCTTTAATAATTCtggactgggctggggttgtggctcagcggtagagtattcacctagcaagtatgaggctctgggttcgatcctcagcaccacataaaaataaataagtaaaataaagatatttaaaaaaaaaaaaattctggagtAGCATAAAGAGGGCTGCCATAAAAGTTTGTCtgcaagaactaataccaatactcttcaatttatttcaggaaatagaaaaagagggagtacttccaaattcattctatgaggtcaatatcacactgatttcaaaaccagacaaagacacttcaaagaaagaaaactttagaccaatatctctaatgaacatagatgcaaaaatcctcaataaaattctggcaaatcaaatacaaaagcatatcaaaaagattgtgcacataatcaagtgggattcatcccagggatgtaaggttggttcaacattcggtaatttaatcaataaatgtaattcatcacatcaacagacttaaagataagaatcatatgatcatctcaatagacacagaaaaagcatttgacaaaatacagcacccctttatgttcaaaacattagaaaaactagggataacaggaacatatctccatACTGTAAAGGCTACCtacactaagcctcaggctaacatcattctaaagggagaaaaaatgaaggcattccctctaaaatctgcaacaagatagggatgccctcttccaccacttctattcaacatagttcttgaaacactggccagagcaattagacagacaaaagaaattaaaggaataagtataggaaaagaagaacttaaattagaattatttgctgacgatatgattctatacctagaagacccaaaaaatgccACCAAAAAatgtctagaactagtaaatgaattcagcaaagaagcaggatataaaatcaacacccataaatcaaaggcatttctgtatatcagtgacaaatcctttgagaaggaaatgagaaaaactaccccattcacaatatcctcaaaaaaataagatatttgggaatcaacaaaagaggtgaaagatctatacaatgaaaactatagaaccctaaagagagaattcaaagaccatagaagatagaaagatctaccttgctcatggattggcagaattaatattatcaaaatgaccatactaccaaaagcactatacaggtttaatgcaattccaatcaaaatcccaatggcattcctcataaaaatagaaaaagcaatcatgaaattcatctagaaaaataagagacccagaatagctaaagcaattctaagcaggaagagcgaAGCAGGTAGTTTCGCTATAccaaaccttaaactatactacagagcaatagtaacaagtacagcatggcattggcaccaaaacaggccagtagaccaatggtacagaatagagaacacaaagactaacccacaaaattacaattatcttatattagacaaaagtgccaaaaacatgcactggagaaaagatagcatcttcaacaaatggtgctgagaaaattagaaatccatatgcaacaaaatgaaattgaacccctatctctcacaatgcacaaaacttaactcaaaatggatcatggacctaggaattgaaccagagactctgtgtctaatagaagaaaaagtaggccctaatcttcatcatgtgggattaggccccgacttccttaataagacccctatagcacaagaattaaaaacaagaatcaataaatgggatggattcaaactaaaaagattttttttctcagcaaaagaaacaatatgtgaggtgaacagagagcctatatTCTGGGAGTGAATTTGtacctctcacacatcagatagagcactaatctctagggtatataaagaactcaagaagctaagcaccaaaaaaacaactaacccaatcaataaatgggccaaggacctgaacagacagttctcagaagaggacattcaatcaatcaacaaatatatgaaaaaatgctcatcatctctagcaatcagagaaatgctaatcaaaattactccaagatatcatctcactctggtcagaatggcagctcttTTGAAGACAAACAAAAAGTGTTgcggaggatgtgggggaaaaggacactcatacatttctggtgggactgcaaattgatacagccaatttggaaagcagtatggagattccttggaaatctgggaatggaaccaccattcgaccaagctattcctcttctcggattatacccaaaggacttaaaaacagcatactacagggacacagccacatcaatgtttatagcagcataattcataatagctaaactgtggagccaaccaagatgtccttcagtgggtgaatggataaaaaaaaaaaaaaaagtgcatttatacacaatggaatattactcagcattaaaaaagaacaaaatcatgacatttgcaggtaaatggatggcgctgtagaagataatgctaagtgaagtcagccaatccccaaaaaacaaatgccaatgttttctctgactcatagtggggtaggaagggagagcatgggaggattagattaattctagatagggaaaaggggtgggagggaaagggagggggaaggggattagcaaggatggtggaatgtgacagtcatcattatacaaagtacatgtatgaagacttgaattgggtgtcaatataccttatatacaaacagagatatgaaaaattgtggtatatgtgtgtattaagaattgtaatgcaaaaaaaagtacACGTATACTGGCATAAATtaacgtgaacatactttatatacagagatatgaaaaattgtgctctatatgtgtaataaggattgtaatgcattccactgtcgtcgcatatttaaaaaaaataatagaatcaataaaaataaacaaataaaaataaataaaagcttttTTGTATAAGTAAACAGACTATTGATGCCAAAGTCTTCAATTTTTATGTTCAGGCTAGCATCTTCTACCGTTTGAATGTTAAGTGTCCCCCAAACTCCCATGTGCTAAAGGCTAGGTCCTCAGAGTGGTGCTACTAGGAGGTGCTATGGACCTTTAAAAGATGCAGTTCAATGAGAGAAGCTTAGGTCACTGAGGACATAACCTCAAAGGGGGATTGTGAGACCCTAGTATCTTCCTTTTTTGTTTCTTGGGCCATTTATAAGCTATTTTGCTCTGCCATGTGCTGTGCTTTTTGGTTTAAAAAccaaaaaatttcaaaaagaaaggaaggaaacccCAAAGGATTTCTTGTTTATGTGGGATTTAGAAATTAATATTTATCAATAAGGTAAATTAAGCCTTCTCATTTTTTAGTAGCCTTCTTGTTTTTTAGTAGCCTTCTCATTTTTTAGTTTGAAAATACAATAATTTGGGGGTTTTAAAGAATTTATAATGTTTACAATTGAAATAATTCCTTTATAATTTTGaaggattattctcaaaataatttGAAAACTGGCATCACAATACTACAAGATATTTTCTTACATAAGACACAACAAGGTACACTACTAACATCTTAAAGCAGAGGAGAAGATAGCATTCATCATATTTTCATTGCTTATTTACAATTTTGCCCAGTCTTTGGGATAGATTTCTTCCTTGAATAAGCCACAGAACTCACTATGCCCACTGTGGTATCCCACTGCTGAgtgtgtgtcaaaaaaaaaaaaaaaaaaaaaaaaacttctaatttatttttttacagtcaaaatgcattaTACTCTGTGTCTTTATTATTTAGCATTGTTGATGGGGTTCTGGGAAGTGGGCATAGTGCCAGTACCTCAAGGGAAAGAATCAAGAAGTCCTGTCTCTTATTCCTTCTCTACTACTCTTTATGTGGAACAAGTTTCTGACCTATATCATTTCCTTTCCCtctaaaattttatcattttaactCCCTCCCCCCCATTAGGGGAAGTCTTTATTTCTCCTTCAAATTTAATGACCATCAAAGGCATTCTTCATTTCTGTGATTTTATTTCtactatttttattctttcttaaagTTTTCACTCATATACTTATATTACTTATCTGTTATATGTTATCTGAATTTTTCCATTagagccctttgtatttttcccattatattttTCCACATAATCAGAGTGGTTTGAAATTCCTAGATTACTAATTCTCACATCCCTGCCACATTTACGTGTGGTTCTAATCCTAGATCTATTTCTTCAAACCGTGTTTTTAGCCTTTTAGTATGccttgtaatgttttgtagaggcAGGGACCTTTCTAATGTATATTTGCCTTCCTAGTAGTATATGGAACaaaatttatctttaaaaaattcaCTCGTGGCAATTATCATGATCATTGATGACTGTTCTAAGTATGTTTCTGGGTTACTGCTTCAGACTACAGAGTTTTATggacatgctttttttttttttttttttttttttaagagtgagagagacggagagagagaatcttaatatttatttattttttaattttcggcggacacaacatctttgtttgtatgtggtgctgaggatcgaacccgggccgcacgcacgccaggcgagcacaccaccgcttgagccacatccccagcccctggacatGCTTTTTATAGTCATTTGACATCAGACTAATATCTGACTTGATGTCAGATTCTTATTAGGTCAGGGTGCCAGCCTGGTGTACATCTATTGTCTTTTCCTTCTTATTTGTTGCTTCTAAACTGCTGCACTGCTTCTAGATGATCACTGTTTTCATTAACCCTCCTGTTTTATCTTGTTCAATTCAGTTCTTGAGCATTCCTACAAAACAGGAATTATATGGAGGAATCATGAGGTGCCCAGAAGCTCCTAGCTTCATTTAAGCCTCGCTGAAGTCAGGAAGAATCCCAAACTTCTTGTTAACCTCCTCCAAAGTTGGGGTTCTCCACTGTTGTGCTAGTCAcagtgttatagtttagatattagTTGTCTTCCAAAAgttcatgtgagacaatgcaagaaaatttacaggtgaaatcatagTTCTGAGAGcttaacttaatcagtgcattCATCCACTAAGAGACATTAACTGAGCAGTAcctataggcaggtaggatgtggctagaggaggtgagtcactggggatgtgactttggggtatatattttatcctAGGTGAGAAGAGCTCTCTTTCtcctgattgtcatgtcctgagttgctttcctTCATCATACCCTCTGCCTcaactcaggcccagagcaaggaAATCAGCCATCTGTAGACTAagaactctgaaactgtaagtgccaaataaacttttcttactAAAATTGTTCTtcgcaggtcttttggtcacaatggAGAAAAAGCTGCCCAAAACACAGAGTTTGGATAAGACCACTCTTTGTGATGGAAACTATCCTCCTGTGCATTGCAAAATGCTAAACAACATACCTACCCTCAACTCACCAAGTGCTAGCAGCTCCCCTCCAAATGTGATGATGAAAACTATCTCCAGACAATTCCAAATGACCTCATTCTGAAGGAACGGGAGTCACCTTTAGTTATGAATCAGTGCCCCAGTGATTACAATGTGCCCAGAAATCTAGGTGCTTAGGATAAGACTATCTCTTCTGGGGCAACTACACTACCATTGGCAAGAGTAAAGAGCAGGGCCCAGATTTCAGTATATGCCCAGAAAGACTCCACTCCCTCTTAAACTCACAGCCTCACCACCATGATCATCCTTAATTATTTGTTTACCTTGGTCATAGGAATGTCACTGAAGGACTTCCCAAAGAGGGGAGCCTCAACCCAGAACAAGTGGGGTCATAGGcatacatgacaaaaaaaaaaagaaaagaaattcagcACACACCAGTCAGAGCCACTGATTTATTTAAGAAAGCAAATAAACATTCAAAGGAGAATGTGGATTATCTCAAGGGAGAGACATTTATCAGAATACATTAAGAAATACAGACTTAACAGAGAATGCCAGCCATCTTGAGTGAGAAGGTTTGGAAGTAAAGCAAGGAATACACGTTCAAGGGAGAATGAAGGCCATCTCCAGAGGGAAAGAAAGCAACCCCTTGGTGTGAgttattaatatttataaagggACATTTGCTCGGAGCTGGGCTAGAGGGTGAGCCAGGGAGTTATACAATTTCCTGCCAGTTTTTGTTGCACTTGCTTATCaccttcatgttactttttgcAGGCAAGGGCACAGGTTAAATGATCAGGCCAAGGGCATAGCTAGGAACATGAGCTATGTTGCTCATGAATGCTTGTTTTGCATTTCAATTACTCATGGATGTTTCCTGCATTCCAATGATTCTTGGGTGCTTCTCTTTTGAGACTCAGTCTGTCTTTCCTGTATCCCCAAATTTAACTCTTGGAGATCCTGCACAACCAGACTCTAATCTATAAAATCTGATCATTTTTTTCCCTGTCTAAAATAAGAACAAGCAGACTCTGAGGGCCAGCCTCTGACTGTGATGCCCTTTCACTCCAATATCTGCATTAGCCCTCCACAGCTCCAAACAGGGAGGTGTAATGTCAAAAAATGACCAAAGAGTATTAAGAGCTGGTAAGAGTAACTTCCTATAACTTCCTTAATCCAAAATCCATATTTAGAAAATGAGAGCAACATTTAAAATGTACTTCAATGTTCAGCCATTCCTGGGTCTGAAAgtcaattccacaaaataaagAGAGTCTCAAGGTTGAGGATGTGggaaagaagcaggaaaaaagcaAAATATATTTAGAAATTCTTAACTCCTTAATTATTCTAGGGGGGGATCTGGTCACAGTAATAGCATTGTTTCTTTGAAAGTTTCTGTATCAACGTAAGAATGTGAAATGAATGGACTGTGAGAGAGATAATGTATCCTAATCCTAGTTTAAATGGACtgaggtaactataggcaggtggaatATAGCTGGAGACAGTGAGTCACTAAGGGCATGCCCTGGAAAGGTACATCTTCCCTATGGCTCCTTCCCTGCCCTCTGCTTTCTGATCCCACCATGAGCTGATGCAGCTTTCCTCTGGTGGGCACATTCTCCATAATATGCTGCCTCACCTTGAACTCAGAGCAATGGAGTAGGACCTCTATGGTCTGagatctccaaaactgtgagccccaaataaacttttcctcatttacactgttcttgttgggtattatggttactgtgataaaaaaaaaaaaaaaaaaaaaaaaaaaaaaaaaaactctaattaTAAACTGGTACTGAGAGTAGGGTCATTTTTCTGAACTGGTTAGCAGGAGGAATTTTGAAAGGTTTGGAAATGTAGGTTAGAAAAGCTTTAGAATAATGAGCACAGATTATGGGTGAACACCAGAATACCAATAGGAATAGACTGTGTTTATGAGGCTTCTGAGGGAAATGAGACCACACATGTTGCATTCTGGCAAATAATCTGGCTACATTTTGCCTGTGTCCTCAGATTTTGTGTGTGGATGAATCTAAAAGTGATACACTGATTAATCTGGCAGAAGAAATACCAAGATAGCACTGCTTTCCATCAGTGGCGTGGATATTGCTTAAGCTTTTAACCAGGATTACTGTGAGAATTGGAAGCAAAAAAGCAgagctaaaatattttttaaacttgcagtttggccagaaaagtGCATGTAAAGCTGAGGCCAAAGAAGGTGTGCTTGTTGAAGAGATAACAATCCCTAAAAAGATGCTAAGTATTTTGCACAGAGAGAATGGAGGGCTTCTCAGGTATTTACAAGACCACACCCACTGCAGGCTTCAGGGTACAGAAGAGAAAACTCCTTAGAGAAGAGATTACAAGGTGTCCTGTTAGCACAAGGAAGCCTAAGAAGTTGTTCCACCATGCTGAGCAACATAGGCACTCTGGAGGCCACTTGCAGCTATGATTCCAGGAGACCCAGATACTGGCAAGCTGGCAGCAGACCTTGGCATTATCCAGGTGGTGCTTGTTTTGCAGGAATGTAGGATGCTCAAATTAAGGGGTCATGAAGACTTCCActaagatttcaaaggaaagcaGCCTAGGAGGCCAGGCAAAGTGTAGCAGCATTAGAGTTTCTTCAGGCTACCCCTGGGAGGGTGATGCATGAATATGTGAAGATGAAGCCAAAGGTGGAATGGAGAATTTACAGAAGCCAGTAATGTGGACAGTCTGCCAAGGAAAATTGTTGGCTGTGGAGAGTGTCAGACTAAAAGAAAGGCCATGTGGGCTACAACCAGCAAGGTCAAATGGACAGGACTTCCCCACCTCTTTGGAAATAACACCTCACAGCCATGTGTCCTAGATGCAGTATGCAGAGTTACAGGAAGTGTTTGCAAGCTGTGTTTTGGTATTGCTTTTGGCCCCTCCCTTCTTCCTATCACCCTGTTATAGATTAGATGTATGTTAACTTCTTTTTGATATTTACAGGGGCTCATAGCCAAGAGTTTTCTCACAAGAATGTAAAATGACTAGCCTGTGAGAGCTATAATCTGATCAATACATCCTAGTTTAAGCCAAAATAGCCATTTATCCAAGGCAGATTAATGACAGAACACAGATAGGAAGATCCAGCATACCTGACCCCTCATTTTTCCAGAGTACAAGAAGAAAACCTAGCATCACATTAC
This region of Callospermophilus lateralis isolate mCalLat2 chromosome 6, mCalLat2.hap1, whole genome shotgun sequence genomic DNA includes:
- the Hus1b gene encoding checkpoint protein HUS1B → MKFRAKIINKGFIELFIQVSGTIAKLAKVCVLRVCQDKLCFGPTGPRATREARLWCEVMRGASFHQFNMEGVSEELNEIYLELISEHLYRAVRSAGNAASLKIQLTNKRRPCLTVVVELASRTGHTHVMVHDLPVRVLPRRWWKEYPEPSIQVSDVSVYLPAFKTLKSIVERMANMGDNVLVEANLNGKMNLSIETDVVSIKSYFKNLGNPLKSAHSVTQDRDPESMVQVRVENRKLLQFFEGQQINPTMALCNILSNTLLHLVLVHEDVSLQYFIPAL